From a region of the Petrotoga miotherma DSM 10691 genome:
- a CDS encoding peptidylprolyl isomerase produces the protein MKKLLVVLGVLMVLSVSIFSETVAYLTSQDGQQIYESYFLELDQLMGEYHNTVLNMLSQNPQYDQYFNKPIDLISITDVLMEYKAMEKFLNDNGITLDATKITQETDQMYNQYLGSESTKQIFLMFFEKEEYIRGFVNSLVYGNEVISELRKYFSNFSEEELSTYVSNNFEDLKDQYDTVKISRVVTSDEITANNIKSEILQNNISFTEAASENSVDTETASVGGLVGWVKRGDISKNIFEASLSSTPGEIIGPISSPLGYQIVRVEDKKIYETPDELLLDNDIRNQLTTSFVDYQITNWYDPYMSNYDFVISYEPLAIAYDIYKAQSFDDLANVEKKYRDDILSGNGLPEEWYVSYIFIVENLLPMKISQKNDLESYLNIAQSYPEFLEYSNDEINSQIEHYTQFMDTAESTDLRNEASQKESALRELAYLQGTYGLFTGPEIQNKYDELTNDIEQMNEALENSLVTLREMNPDAIEVIGKLYQTKPDDPNVAFDYYATLYSYILDYYNSTGDIESVRQDLETIKGILNSLNTESLDEESVNQRQQILENIDQLLNQ, from the coding sequence ATGAAAAAACTTTTAGTAGTACTCGGTGTTCTAATGGTTCTATCCGTATCAATATTCTCAGAAACGGTAGCATATTTAACTTCTCAGGACGGGCAGCAAATATACGAATCTTATTTTTTGGAATTAGATCAATTGATGGGGGAGTATCATAATACAGTGTTGAATATGTTGAGTCAAAATCCCCAATACGACCAGTATTTTAACAAACCAATAGATCTAATAAGCATAACAGACGTTTTAATGGAATACAAAGCCATGGAAAAGTTTTTAAACGATAATGGAATAACGTTGGATGCAACGAAGATTACCCAAGAAACAGATCAGATGTACAATCAATACCTGGGGAGTGAAAGCACAAAACAAATTTTCTTAATGTTTTTTGAAAAGGAAGAATATATTCGTGGATTCGTTAACAGTCTTGTGTATGGAAATGAGGTAATCAGCGAATTAAGAAAATATTTCTCCAATTTTTCTGAAGAAGAGTTATCAACCTATGTTTCTAATAATTTTGAAGATTTAAAAGACCAATATGATACAGTTAAAATCAGCAGAGTTGTAACTTCAGATGAAATTACAGCCAATAACATTAAATCTGAGATATTGCAAAATAATATCTCTTTCACTGAAGCAGCTTCAGAAAACTCTGTGGACACCGAAACTGCATCAGTTGGCGGCTTGGTAGGATGGGTCAAACGTGGAGATATTTCTAAAAATATATTTGAAGCTTCACTCTCTTCAACTCCCGGAGAAATAATCGGTCCAATAAGTTCCCCCTTAGGGTACCAGATAGTGCGAGTCGAAGACAAAAAGATATATGAAACCCCGGACGAATTATTACTGGACAACGATATAAGAAATCAATTAACTACCAGCTTCGTGGATTACCAGATTACTAATTGGTACGATCCATATATGTCTAATTATGATTTTGTAATTTCATACGAACCCTTGGCTATAGCATATGATATTTATAAAGCTCAATCTTTCGATGACTTAGCAAACGTTGAAAAAAAGTATCGTGATGATATATTGAGTGGTAATGGGTTACCTGAGGAGTGGTATGTCTCTTATATTTTCATCGTTGAAAATTTACTACCTATGAAAATATCTCAAAAAAATGATCTTGAAAGTTATTTGAATATAGCTCAATCGTACCCCGAGTTTCTAGAATACAGCAACGATGAAATAAATAGTCAAATTGAACATTATACTCAATTTATGGACACCGCCGAGTCAACAGATCTACGTAATGAAGCCTCTCAAAAAGAAAGTGCCTTAAGGGAATTGGCCTATTTACAAGGGACTTATGGGCTATTCACAGGGCCAGAAATTCAGAACAAATACGATGAATTAACAAACGATATAGAACAAATGAATGAAGCCCTGGAAAATTCTCTTGTAACCTTAAGAGAAATGAATCCAGATGCTATAGAGGTTATAGGAAAACTATACCAAACAAAACCTGATGATCCAAATGTAGCTTTTGACTATTATGCAACACTTTATTCCTACATTTTAGATTATTATAATTCAACTGGAGACATTGAATCGGTAAGGCAAGATTTGGAAACAATAAAAGGTATATTAAATTCATTAAACACAGAAAGCCTTGAT